Genomic segment of Cataglyphis hispanica isolate Lineage 1 chromosome 23, ULB_Chis1_1.0, whole genome shotgun sequence:
TGCCGGATTCCTCATTCCCTCTTAATGAATCTCCTCCTAGACCCAGAAACTCTAACCAACTCCACTACCTCCAGGGTGATCATCTTCTctcctaaaaaattatattcattattcatggattatattttatgtcatgGCTTCATAACAAAAAGCCATAAAGTCAACaaggatatttaaaatttatgtaaatttaaactcACGTATGTACAGTaaggtattttattattgtcctttaatttttcaattttatagaatCCACCACCACAACGCTTGGATTTATCAACGTGACTTATCCAACCTTTTTCTTCACTTcttgttataaatttctcaCATTAAGTTTCTTAATTGtccagaaatattattaacgtttCTTAGAATTTGTTACgttgttcaaaaattatttagttctTGTGCATGGGTGGTGGATATATCATTGAAGTGAGGCTGGCAGGTCTTAGTGAAGGATAACATGTATAGTCTCCTTCCCATTTTGACACTGAaagttaagaaataaaaatgatataaatattgacttagaaaaaacatattgtttcatttataattaatatttttttagtattgtaTACAAAgtccaaataatattattttgttgatcttgaaaaaatttttataatattttttatctagtaCAGTTATACTTTTCGCagaaacaattaatttctatgATTTGAcagtttgttatataaatgcaatcaaagaaattaaattatagttatagAAGTGATTCACAAATATCTCTCTACacataagtttatttatatattttcacattagATCATTATCCACATCATTGTAAATTTCtgcaatatattctatataaaatatgctattttactatatttaacatattgttaaatatttatttgtatctatttaaagaaatacgTCAGAGTAGTCATATATAGACAACCTGCAGTGTGTACACCACAGTGcacagaataataataaattttgccaaCGCGTGCATCGAGAAGACGGAGAAACAAAGACCAAGGTCCAGAAGTCATACAGCGCATATGTAAATAGAATCGTACATCGCGATGTTACGCATGTCCGAGACCATTGTGATCATTGTCAAAGAGACGTACTATTTATCTATAGATATGCAGACGTGTGCAACAAAACGCAATATATACATCGATCTCTTCGGAGTTATCTCGCCATGAGGTTTGCGAATATACGACGCgcagaaagagcgagagagagagagagaccgagcgagcgaacgagggaaagagaaagagagagagagagagagagaaaaaaacgagCGCAAATTTAGGCGGGCGATGCAATTGCGTGTCCGCGAGCTGTTGGCAAAGGATCGGATATGTGTAATGCAAATAACCTTGTCGATTGCGCTATAGAATTTTGCCTGAGTCATACCTCTTGCCCGGAACGGCATGAGCCCGTGCGATGTGACGACGTTACGAAACGCGACGTTATCGAGCACTCGCGAACGGCAATCGCAACGGGTCGCGCTAACGTACGAATCTCGACACGATCATCTCAATCATAACAATGATAAATCCAAAATTCTTCAACGTACCTGCATGCCTCGAGAGATGATTTTCACCCCGGCCTCTCTTCTACACACTCCACTCAGTAAAAAACATGGCGAGCTACTGAAGCTTTCGCAACTGTCCGCGCGGAGTCGCGTGTGCGATCAACGCCAACTTCGCGCCGATAACGGCTATCGATGGGGCGCATGCGCGCATCGCGGCGCGCTTGGCGTCATCGGCTGGTGGGACGGATTGGTCGAAGCCTTGTTTCGAAGATAAAATGTGGATCAAATAGGGAGGTGAAATTGAAACTACGGAGGAATATAATCTGCTGAAAAAGAGAGTGTAAGATATTGCTTTAAAATAGTGTTTCCTCAACGAAAAAAGGGATGTAGTAATGCTGTATTCGTCGTTTTGAATGAAGCGCGATGTACTGGAATCtggtaagtaaatttttttataaatgcctataatatgtatatatatatatatatatatatatatatatatattacgctgTTTTTGCGAGTATAACATAAAACATCAACGAAAAAAACCATGACAACAGATTTCGcgtattaaatacaatattttggcATATTTCCTCTTTACGATTACGTTGGGCGCACATCCGCCTCTAACacagtaaaaaatatgttaataaataaaccatATAACCAAATAATACTAAAAGCACTTTATTCGAACATATCGAAATAATGCGCTATTAAAAATGGCGCGTTTTCAAtcaaaaacttattaaattttttattattctatataatatatttctatgatgatttattattttataaaaatttgttatcattTGTTACGGAATTCtcttagagagagagagagagaaaaatgatatttaagtGTACGTGATATTGAAAGACTACGTTAGATGGCAGCACATTGTTCATAAACTGCTCGTCGCTGCATAAAAGTTCATCGATCTTCCTTTTcgtaaatatacgtatatgtatacgtatatataccaatattatgcgcgcgcgcaaacaatattttgtatatgtaattaatatatatatatatatatatatatatatatatatatatatatatatacatattattaatgtataaattatattgcatatttaatatctttttaaaaaatatttaatttaaagaatatacatGCGcgtgcacacatacatacacacaatgtgcaatatatataagtatgtatatCAGTATATGTATCAGTATATATCTGGCGAGTGAATACATAATGAAGATAAGGGATAGAttgcttctctttctcttattcaacataatataaaaatttttaataaaaaagggaaaaattttttttaagtgagtattgattctataaaaaattttaatattataaaacaacaataattttgttttactgtacagataaatttaaattttacataaatagccttattcattttattaacagCTTAAAGCATggaagtataattatataagcttttaaaaaaaaagaacgagtaATGGGATTAGAGTCTCTATTGATCTAAGAAAATATCCCTTAAAAGGGGAGCTGATCACGTAGCCAATCGTCgacattcaaaaaaattcgattcttTTCCTCTCAATAAGTCTAATCTGtcactttttatcttttttagcactttttttctaaagtcTTGAgatttttccctcttttttcttatttttttattattatatttcggtaaaaagatagaaaaaaagtcaTTAATTTCTTACGTTTTATCTATctgaaattacattatttttgattatttcaatGCTCTGGCAGGAAACAATGAAAAGATCTCTgggattatttcattattaattatctttcgcaTTTAGATACGGAAGTgtctttcattttaattaaattatcgtatttatttctgtttaatgcataaaaatagaaCAGAATGAAAATCTACTATttacaatgttttttaaattagcaattaacaataaaatatcataaaataaagcaaCAAATTAAGTTTAAACTAATATTAAGACAAGGATAAGATGGACGCGAGTAATTAGCAATCCCGttataatgtttttctctCGCAGAGgcaataaaatacttaaacCTTAtaagagaaagtaaaaaaatatgagagaagCTCAGTCGCCGGTTCTTGGCAACGTTCCCGTGGGCGGCAGATAAAAGAAAGggcgaaaaagaaagagccGACGATTGTATAATCTGGTATCGAGGCGCAGATAAAAGCCCGGATTAAAATCCGGAATTAAATCATTTCGGCCCCGGCGAATCCCGATATTAATTCACTGGCGCCGCGTACACGTCGACTCCGTTGCACAGATCCGTCCCTCCTATGCCTCCTCTCCCATCGCATTTTCATCCCGATCGTCACTCCGTTCTCCCTTCGCCCGGGTTCGCGGAGGTTAGTCGCTTCTCCTGGGAAACCGTCCGAGAGCTGCGCTGTAGCGACAGGGTGCACGGGGGGGTTGCAACCCCCCCGTGCACAGAGTCGACGAGGGGACGAGCAGGGGATTGGCGGGGACGTGCAACATTGACGGTAGTAAGGGACGTTTTGCTGCTGCGCAACCGACACGACGCAGACATCAACCGCTGGTTCAACGACCACCGCCCTGCTTTCGTCCAACCCTGAAGTACCCAGCCCAGCTCGAGGGGGATGCACGGAAGGGAGGGAAACGCACTCCTGGCGGCAAGAGCGCGAAAACGAGGGCGCCAATCGAGGAAGGGGTGGAGAAGGAGGGTGAAAGGGGGCGAGCGGCGGTGGTGGTTGTTGGCGGCGAAAGAAGAGGGTCACAGAGAGGGGTGGGGGGGGAGAGTGAAGGGGGATCGCGTAGATGGGGGTCTGGCGAGCCCGCCGGAACGGCCCACGGGCCAGTTCCGTCTCGAGCCCAGGGGTAGAAGAGCTACTGGCCGCTTGTCTGCTCCCTTCTTTCGCTATAGTTTCATTTCTTTCCGTTTTAGTTCCTCTTCAGTTCCGATTGATTGACATATacacgtataatatataatcgcaaaatatcggcacacacacgtacatatatatacatatatatatatatatatatatatatatattatatatatatatatatatatatatatttatatacacacatatccgaaaaacacgcacgcacacaccgTCACGCAGGGAGCCGCTCTCTCACGCACAACGTACCTACGtctcacatacacacatacacacacatccaTGTATACACGCACACGGTAAATTCGTTTGTTCGTTGTTCGTGGTTGAATTCGCAAGCACGATTAGTATACCGACCTTCCCGTCGTTGTCGTTTATAAATGCACGGACACACCCGCGTCCAGTATCCGGAGTATCCTTAGGTCCGTATCCGGCCAGGTGTAACGGGCCGTCGCGTAGTACCTGCGTCTTCTGTCCATCCAATGCGCGCGTGCATCGAGCGCGGATTCGTTGAGTTTTAGGAAACGTAATTGTCGCATTCTCTCAGGTATGTGCAATCACTGTCAATCGCCGGGCATTGGCGGAACATCGCGATCGTTTCCGAAAAGCATCCGGAGCGTAAGATCGATTGCCACGTGTGTGTTGATAAAGATTTGGATTGACAAGCAAAGTGTCTCCATAGAACCAGTCTTATTTTGtgtctcgatttttttttttccgatacGTGAACACTTATACTAAATCAGTTATAAggtcaaaaaattatgtaaattgaaaaattattaatttattgtgaccgtgaatgaaatttttctattctattttgaaataatgaattcatttaattatctgatatgaataataataataataataataaaacaagatattatttaataatgtgaaattgtattgaaattttacaaatttataatgtaataaagttCATAATTGTGTGGCGATTTATTACaacatatgtaattatattacaggTCTGTGTCTAAAGTAGTTCTAGATGCAATTCGGAAATGGTACCGATAACAGCATGCTCTCTTGatgttttatttgatattcaatatcattaccgttattttattatttcatttatttttgaaacatagAAGTAAAGtgttattattacacaatataatattaacaacaaTGTTATAAActgtaagaaatataacaGATATATTGCTAGAAATTGTAGACATGCAGtaagatagaaatatatatatatatatatatatatatatatatatatatatatatatacataaaatttcattgataaaatCTAACAAttagaacaattatttattattaggaaGAGAGGTAagagtatatataatgtaatataatataatataagagaaagttgaaaatttgattgttcacatgcatttaaataaatgttgtgtAATACGGGAGATAAACactatatttatgtgttttgttaatattattagattcaaaattctcgatataaaagaatcgagagttaataataataatcattattagatGGATAGTCTCCGAGATGCATTCTCGGTACTCTAGCAATTCCATTTTCGTCACTAAAAGTAACTAAAAGTGAATCGATGCaatgattcatttttttcaactaattatatctataatctaAACCAATATATCGtcattattaagatataaagataatttcctAATCACTCCCATCTCTAGAAGATAAAAGTATCCGAGTGGTCGGAGGACTTTTAACTCGCGGTTCATCGCGCCGTGAGGATATCTTCTTACAAACGACTAAGTCCGAGGCGAGACGATCGTTATCTGCGCGACTTGACGCTTTTGCGTGAGACCGTCGATCTGTTCTTGATGGCTGCGAGCTCCAAACCACCCCGCGTCAGCTGATTGAAATCGATAATGGTGAGCCGCGGCTCGGCGGCAGGCCGCTCCGTCAGGGCCTGCACCTTGTCGAGCGGTGCCCCGGGGCTGCGGAACCTGTAGCTCCGGCCCCTGCACCCGCCGCCGACGCCCGTTCCAGTTTCATTCGCGATTCCAGTTCCGGGCTGCTGTCCCATCCGCGTACCGCTCATCGATCGGTAACGAGAGCTCGGGAGCGGCTCAGCTTCCTCCCGAAAGTACCTGACGATTCCACCCGAGATTAGCCGATTTGTAATGCATCTCGATAAGCAATACATGCGTCGTTCTTTCTTGAATTTAAACTgacttttatacataaatgatGAAGATCTTTTTGCTTGGAAAAAGCTCTCCATCTTGTCTTACATCAATCACAAAAATGTTTGGTTCCCGATTGTTTATCCTGATTGTTCATACacatatttgaaagataagaGAGTTGATTATtgtgataaattaatgttaaaacaaATCGtcattctttatatcttttttctacattactacatatatatatatatatatatatatatataaatgtgaaaagatTGAAAGAATTACTCATAAATGCTGGCGAGATGTAAGGTCGCTGGAGTTCTCACTGTTTTCGGTCTAGGCTCTCTTGGAAATCGATGTCTCTGCCGAGATTGTCGCGTTCGCCTATTCGATGGCTGATCGGGAAGCCCCGACGGGATAAGTCCAGTAAGCTTGTAATATTCCAGAAAAACGCGAGCCAAATTTCGACCGAGTCTATAATCTGTATTCCATTCTGATAGTCAAGGCTTTAAATTTTCCTAATTAGATATCAGCAGGTCCGTATTGATGCCAAACTTTGACGTATAAATCGCGTATAATTACTACTTTCATGTATGAAGTCCTTAATAAGGTTTAACGaaacttaaaaaaacaattctttttaacaTTCGTTTGCGCAATAAATAGTTctcatattttgtatttttataatgataaggTCTATGATTACGTGTGAAGGATACATCCTTCTTCGGTGTACGGCATTATATCGGGTATCCCTTTTTTATTGTAACCATACATGGAGACTTCTATGCTGTAACAGTTTACGTGCTCTTTCAGGATCGAGCACAAATAACGTCGAGCGGTTCCGGCTTTGTTCTGATCTTGATTGTACATGGTGTTGCCTAGTTCATAATCCTCCGCGTGCTGAGCTAATAATTTCGGCAAGACGATATGCCTCTCGTACCTGAGAGGCTGGCAGCCATGAGTCAGATTGGATTACAAGCTCGAttgattcattaattttctattttctcgttagaataatatagttttgtcGCGAATTCGACTTAACGGAATATCTAATACTACTCGACTCACCGTTAAACAAGATTAGAGTTACCTGTAGACATCCTCATACGTATTCCCGTAGACAAAGACACCCGTGGCATTGTTATGCGCGTGCAGATCCAATACGCAATCTAATGGTGTGTGCGAATTCTTATCGAGAGACTTTAACATCGATCTGGTCGCGAGGAGAGTAGGATGAATCCACTCGGAGATATGATTCCAGGATCGATTCAGATCTAATCCCATCACGGTGGACCttaatatgtcaaataattaagttttatatgtattattgttcTGCTATAcagtctttataaaaaataaacacgtGTTTTACTTACAAttggaaatacatatatataaataatattattatttcaaaattaatttaaacaaaattatttgtccggttataaaatatatcaagtaccagttatatatatatataaaattatttaatcggtTTCTAATTTAACgtttaatttatctcattaaattattaaaatactgttatataatataatattaaaatatagttatataatatattatatattaaaatacagttatatcgaattattaaaatagttacTAAAAACGGATATGATTAAAAGTCGATTATTTCTCGGGAATATTCGGATCTGTTCGTACCTGTAATTTCCAAAAAAGACACCATCAGGATTTAACATCGGCACTATCTTGAAGATCACATACTCTCTTAGAATCTGAGCGATAGGATGCGCGCTGACCAAAAAATCCATCAATCCCTGACACACGAACGAAGACGGCGATTCGCCGGGATGAACTCTGGCGAGAATGACGACCACCTTTCTAGGTCGTTCCGTGTCTTCGAGGTCGGAGGCTATAGTCACGAGTTCTACATTCCTCTTTTGGATCGACTCGGCCAACGTTTCCCTCTTTGTATATAACAATCTGCTGCACAAGTTGTCGAGATGTCCCAAATAACGAGTGTACGAATATGGATATGTTAGGGCGAACTGGTAGACCTCATCTTCGCGATCGAACGCGAAAGCGAAGCTTAATACGTAATGATTCTGATGCTGCGCAGATCTGTAATAGAATACCTGTAACATGAAGAAATAGATTGAAATGAATTAtgcaaaatgatttatataaaacctaaaattattatattagggatttataattttgaatgtctatttaataaattataattatgtttaattttaaaaaaataatcaaaaatgctTCATTATCAGAGTAAAcgttaatatgaattaattatttctttgactttaatattaaaatgtttctcgaattatttttttccgaaataatgtcaaatttattgtttattatttaactaaaaaaaaaacagactaAACATGTGGTTCTAgcttattgtataaaaattaaaatttaaactttttttgccCAAAATAGACaacaattaattgttttaatatatttcacttcTATACGgagcaaattattataaaggatCCTCATAATCCCTGAtcgtcatttatttaatttaatgatgagCAATAAATTCAGCATTATGTCTCGAGAGTAATTAATtggcgaaatattttaatatcaaaatcgaagaatcaattaattatattaacataatttagtCATCTAACGATATGATTGGCATTggagcattttttattactttttaaatttatttcgtcaGCAATAAACGTAGtattagagaaataaattaacaataaattagcatttaattatgtttttattcatatctaatttctctataaattaaaGGAGACTTCAAAGcacacaattatttatctactGTTCGTTTGATTCACAGATAAACGACTGTCTAAAAGTAATCTGTTATTAGTCAGTTTTTACGCTATCTCTTTTTAAGTTAATTCTTACATTTCGAAATGATGTAAAATAAGACATTATCTCGAAGGTAAAAAtggacaattaattttataaataataaaataataaacaaaaatgtttaccCCATGGTTGTTTCGTCGCCGTTTGATGTTTCCTGGCTCCgaattttccttttctcttgtTTGCCCTTTGCTATTCTTTCAGAGTACTCATACGACACTTATTTgtgaaaacaatattaatttataatcgtgCACGCATTACTtatcaaaatacaataatcGCGCGATTATTTTACGTAGCATTTCCAACATTAATCATAAATGACGcgctctttattttatatcgcgatGGAAAAGAACGCAAAAATAGCAGAATTATGATTCGCTCATCATTGAAAATTTACACAACGTTATTTCTGTTGCTAACGgataatatatgcacatattttataataattttactatctcttattataatataaataaaactaaacatataaattaataaacgcgTCACGATAACGCTCAAATCCGTTTTGTATACGTTTGCGATATTCATTATTGactgaaaaattgaaaaatttcgccAATTTCATTCTAATAACGCGCGACATTACACGAGTTAAGGCTAATTGAGATACGATAATAGAAGAAGTTAATCAATCACgtgaatatgataataatctgtaattgttttaatagtCCAGGAATATATGATCGCCTTTTGAGAGATAATACGatgataatattcttttgcTCGAATCTCGTcgtaagaataataagatttcccctctacaaatatataaataataacgcgCTTCACATCGCTCGTGTCTCATCGCATATGACAAGATCCCCCCtccataaatatgtaaataatagcgcgctaatAGTTGGCGGCGTATAGCGCACTGTTATTTACATACTGTAATCTTGTTGTCATTCACGCGAGAAATGTCAAACCGAACAGACAACTTCACGAAGCATTTCCTACATGTCATCGTATTATCTCTAAAAATTGTGACGAAAAATATGAGtattaaaagatatcaaaTACGAACATATTGATTATTACAACTATTATCAATTGCTTATCAATTcacgtaattaattaatttccgctattattatgttttaactAGCCATTAACTCGCATTTATTGTGCAATAAAGTTACGGATTCTTgagtttctttattattaacaaaatatctcAGAGAAAAAACAACTCAATTCCAAATCGAGCGACAAACGCTACGCGTTTGATTAATAcagttacatttaattatatatcttaattattatcaattatcgtAAATTCCAATACGCCGAGCGTACTATATAACTGtcattttcgtatttttccgtcgcaatttaaaataaagtacatGTCATGTGCGATTAACAGTAGGAGtagtttgtaaaataataggaTTGTCGCAATTGATGATTAATGCGCGCGAGATCGTAATTAATAGTGTTTTCGCGAATGAATGTAATGTAAATGCCGTGAAAGAGTAACGAGTTACAAAcaagaaagaggaaaacgtCAGAAGAGATATCAAGCGGAGCAAGCATACGgtaagcaaaaatttttgttaattgttatttataaaagtaattaatcacATTTATCTTTGCAAATAGAGTGTcactttgcattattttaagatataataatttatagttggCTTTAGAATCGTTTGTATGAGTCGCGTTGTGGCACACTTAGAGGTGTCGGTTAATTTGacacgagaaataaaattcgtgTATAAGGCATAATTAAATGCTAATTTATTTGTgtgctaatttatttttaggtgagaaataaaaatttattttaagattagattatgataatattattcacataatatttttatataaaaatattgagattaaatttataatggtAATCAATCACGTCAGTCAGCGATAGCAATCATTGATCGATTTACGATgtcaataattctaatttaaaagaCTACAGGTGCTTGATGAAGTAATTTGATATTGGAACTCGCTCTGACACAGTTTCTCTATATTTCAATCGACAATATTGCCAATCAATTGGAACATCTATATCAATCGCGCGATGTAAATATGCATCTGCATATTGTATAATCGCGAActtcacatataatttattagtcaTATGATCGAcgagaaaattgattattaaaattgacattcctttaaacttttaattaatataagaatttttattcatcgcTCAGCTTCATGAATCAAAGCATTATTCTTTGTCGATGCTTGAActtgaagatttttttatatacaacaacgtaaaatttataaatcacagCCATAGGGACAAtgaattattgacaaaattttacCTGTTTCCGCGGTATCCTTTGCCATTTCGGTCTACTGCTGCTCTTTATTAACGGCGTCATTCCCTGCCGAAAGAGATTCGCGCTCTTCGAAATATTCACGATGTTGAAGATCACTCGTTGATCCGCCTTTACATTATCTACGGTGAAATTGAACCACAGGCGTAATCTAGGTCCGCAGGTGTCAGGTCTGATGAAGAGGTCGTACTCGAATTCGGAGATCAAGTCCACTCTACCGAGATTGCCGGTCTCGAAGGTGGCGTCGAAACAGATGTGGCCCTTCTTAGCTTTGCCACTATGTCCAGGTGGTCGCATCACCATCTTGTTCACGTTACCTAGACCACCCTCGGCATCGCTATCCTCGCTTTCTGCAAGAGTATCGGTTCGGCAAATTAAGTTAAACGAAAAGATAAACATAGGATATAACGATATATTCGGGATAATTCgcatgaaaacaaaaaaaaaaaaacgatgatAACGTTGATAATAACGCGTTATCGTCTCACGGGCGTATCGATTAATCGCCGTTATCGACttgcgatttttaaaatacaaatttcataGTAAAATATCGAAACGTGTGATGATTCATAAAGTGGAACGGCAAAGATATCTGACCCGCGCGCTGATAAAGACTAGTGTGCTCCAGAGGATCCCGTCCTTCGGAAGAGAAGGCCATGACTTCCCAAACGATTCGAAATGATCTATCGATGGAACGACGTGGTCCGTCACCATTGACGAATGACGGTCGAGTCTCTCGAACGGTCGACTAGAGCAAGCATAAAGCAAACGACACACTCTGACCTATCGGGCGGAAGACACGATGAAGCACTGACGGCTTCATGCGAGACGACCGGCTTTACACTAGGTCGGTAGGTGTGTTACCGCCTACGTGATAAAAGCGGATTCCCCAGCAATTCGGCACACCTTCGTGAAGGATCTCCCAGTTTCGCGAGTCTCGCgtgaacgaacgaacgaactcCGTGCAAGAGAAATGGGGAATCGGCTCGCAGGGAATTCGCGTGGCTGTCAAAGATCTCGTACGTGCGATCTCTCGACagccccctcccccccccttctctccctcctcccaCGTTGCCCACTTCTTTCGCCCACGATTGGAAGCTTCGATTATAAACCGGGAAAACTCATTTGCGGTCACGAGATCCCTGCAAGAATTCTAGCATGACTCTCTCATTGATTCGATTAGAGATGAACTGAGATTAGAGGAGAGCGTGATTGAGAGACTTGGCGAAAATCGCGATAGTTTTATAGAACATTGGCAAATAGAATAAGGTGATACTCACGTTAGCCTGATGCCTATAAGCTGATTAAC
This window contains:
- the LOC126857817 gene encoding cytosolic carboxypeptidase 6 isoform X2 — its product is MSDEETESEDSDAEGGLGNVNKMVMRPPGHSGKAKKGHICFDATFETGNLGRVDLISEFEYDLFIRPDTCGPRLRLWFNFTVDNVKADQRVIFNIVNISKSANLFRQGMTPLIKSSSRPKWQRIPRKQVFYYRSAQHQNHYVLSFAFAFDREDEVYQFALTYPYSYTRYLGHLDNLCSRLLYTKRETLAESIQKRNVELVTIASDLEDTERPRKVVVILARVHPGESPSSFVCQGLMDFLVSAHPIAQILREYVIFKIVPMLNPDGVFFGNYRSTVMGLDLNRSWNHISEWIHPTLLATRSMLKSLDKNSHTPLDCVLDLHAHNNATGVFVYGNTYEDVYRYERHIVLPKLLAQHAEDYELGNTMYNQDQNKAGTARRYLCSILKEHVNCYSIEVSMYGYNKKGIPDIMPYTEEGYYRLGRNLARVFLEYYKLTGLIPSGLPDQPSNRRTRQSRQRHRFPREPRPKTVRTPATLHLASIYEYFREEAEPLPSSRYRSMSGTRMGQQPGTGIANETGTGVGGGCRGRSYRFRSPGAPLDKVQALTERPAAEPRLTIIDFNQLTRGGLELAAIKNRSTVSRKSVKSRR
- the LOC126857817 gene encoding cytosolic carboxypeptidase 6 isoform X1; the encoded protein is MAFSSEGRDPLEHTSLYQRAESEDSDAEGGLGNVNKMVMRPPGHSGKAKKGHICFDATFETGNLGRVDLISEFEYDLFIRPDTCGPRLRLWFNFTVDNVKADQRVIFNIVNISKSANLFRQGMTPLIKSSSRPKWQRIPRKQVFYYRSAQHQNHYVLSFAFAFDREDEVYQFALTYPYSYTRYLGHLDNLCSRLLYTKRETLAESIQKRNVELVTIASDLEDTERPRKVVVILARVHPGESPSSFVCQGLMDFLVSAHPIAQILREYVIFKIVPMLNPDGVFFGNYRSTVMGLDLNRSWNHISEWIHPTLLATRSMLKSLDKNSHTPLDCVLDLHAHNNATGVFVYGNTYEDVYRYERHIVLPKLLAQHAEDYELGNTMYNQDQNKAGTARRYLCSILKEHVNCYSIEVSMYGYNKKGIPDIMPYTEEGYYRLGRNLARVFLEYYKLTGLIPSGLPDQPSNRRTRQSRQRHRFPREPRPKTVRTPATLHLASIYEYFREEAEPLPSSRYRSMSGTRMGQQPGTGIANETGTGVGGGCRGRSYRFRSPGAPLDKVQALTERPAAEPRLTIIDFNQLTRGGLELAAIKNRSTVSRKSVKSRR